Proteins from a single region of Argopecten irradians isolate NY chromosome 7, Ai_NY, whole genome shotgun sequence:
- the LOC138327503 gene encoding anoctamin-5-like isoform X2 encodes MSKVTKPRKRGVGTQRSRLGTLLEASSRFKQTLKKVNENPVKKKTEKRIDMVLVHERKMDDEKEDADETRERLRRDTLRKCFEDRLRKEQFKIKEKEHGKNVYTMLHCSFERLCKEAETVNLEMRLDSKSTAEMLKNVQKKEKARRKSVYQEYRGEEPPPTSSKQTWKQRKETKSEEDNQCCGSFRGWLRKKEKDFFDPDPDDLEDFESTPFIMDRYHIYKGHEDPNTFFRPSIRSLLVEHILINLDIRQDLEAMDFQLKDEKGPTRQCCVCFDDDDDDDEDDEEEKKLQKIALPYLRMKEVYTDSLILHDVSKCSTKYEEAENRLKKEHKEELKKNFIFDDDPREDLDKRWTSLYKYQPLMKIRNYFGEKIAFYFAWSGLLITSLWMPTLLGFAIFLYGLYLSITGKSTTSPKYGTEVTTLAPNTTAAPEEVSSLAALALDVIKSSFDNEVTPYFALIICLWGTLFLELWKQKSARCAYLWDVQEFEANEPDRPEFFSTTFKEDPVTNTKEMYFPSRRQNIRYLISFSTLMFMILIVLTSVVSIIIYRVITSVDYCPNMDSTSCLLATTVVSSVLNTVSILILGKIYDYLAVKLTDWENHRTQTMYDDALIIKLFAFQFANNYASSFYIAFFRGRFDYTGILGLGSDYRDSCEGTCMSQLSFQILTNMLLKPLPKMFSDVVKPLLIRLWRKRPSCMQGEKPELSDDLDIQSRALHYPETLTFMDKEYMKPTLGDFTVGEYTEKIIQYGFLMLFAASLPLAPLIALLTLLIDIRVDAKRMLWWYRRPTATVAQDIGTWFTILQVVNVCGVVSNGFIIAFTSSWGQQYDIVTQLWIAIGFEHIVFALKFLLAYFIPDIPDDVALMMRKHQHWRTHKLAQILEDDKDKERETFKESLLQNIIKRTESSEQIGVEVFSEEEYRRRQSRGGDGDGGHTEQVYRGEEPKKEKSKPEVEKPVALPNRNDQTPVEQPEPFRGGPDPLTPPESEFRGRYSIDRHISDEDREETHVRKMRKKKKKKDKRRKNYSEDQLIIDCDDYELEDQGVRSRRRVAPLTPPHLDSTPANQKLPGQLSFRVKGPSGEDLGEYVHASERRYRYYHDDSVA; translated from the exons ATGTCTAAGGTAACTAAACCCCGTAAAAGGGGTGTTGGCACCCAGAGAAGTAGACTGGGCACGCTCCTTGAAGCTTCTAGCAGGTTCAAACAAACCCTCAAAAAAGTTAATGAAAATCCAGTTAAGAAAAAGACAGAAAAACGGATTGACATGGTGCTGGTCCATGAGAGGAAGATGGATGATGAAAAGGAAGACGCTGATGAGACAAGGGAGCGTCTACGGAGGGACACTTTACGGAAATGTTTCGAAGATAGGTTACGAAAGGAACAATTCAAAATCAAGGAAAAAGAACATGGGAAAAATGTGTATACAATGTTACATTGTTCATTTGAGAGACTTTGTAAAGAAGCAGAGACTGTAAACTTGGAGATGAGATTAGACTCG aaaagtACAGCAGAAATGTTGAAAAATgtacaaaagaaagaaaaggcCAGACGAAAGTCTGTATATCAG GAGTATAGAGGTGAGGAACCTCCCCCAACATCAAGTAAACAGACGTGGAAACAGAGGAAGGAAACCAAGTCTGAAGAGGATAACCAATGCTGTGGCTCATTTCGGGGATGGCTACGGAAAAAAGAGAAAGATTTCTTTGACCCTGATCCTGATGATTTGG AGGACTTTGAAAGTACACCTTTCATTATGGACCGTTACCATATCTACAAGGGCCATGAAGACCCGAACACATTCTTCAGGCCTTCTATTAGGTCTCTACTG GTAGAACATATTTTGATCAACTTAGATATTCGGCAAGACTTAGAGGCCATGGATTTTCAATTAAAAGATGAGAAAGGAC CTACAAGACAGTGCTGTGTGtgttttgatgatgatgatgacgatgatgaagacgatgaagaagaaaagaaattaCAAAAGATAG CTTTACCTTACCTGCGGATGAAGGAAGTGTACACTGACTCTTTAATCCTCCATGATGTATCAAAATGCTCCACTAAATATGAGGAAGCTGAAAACAGGCTGAAAAAGGAACATAAAGAAGAACtaaaaaagaatttcatctttgACGATGACCCGAGAGAAGATTTAGATAAACGATGGACATCACTGTATAAATACCAGCCTCTCATGAAAATACGTAACTACTTCGGGGAGAAGATTGCCTTCTACTTTGCTTGGTCTGGTCtactgattacctccctttggaTGCCGACATTATTGGGGTTTGCCATATTCTTGTATGGTCTCTACCTCAG TATCACAGGCAAGAGTACAACCTCACCTAAATATGGTACAGAGGTCACGACCCTGGCTCCAAACACCACAGCCGCTCCAGAGGA AGTTTCCTCCCTTGCTGCGCTGGCCTTAGATGTTATCAAGAGTTCCTTTGACAATGAAGTCACTCCTTATTTTGCCTTGATTATATGTCTCTGGG GTACTCTATTCCTGGAGCTATGGAAGCAGAAGTCAGCTCGCTGTGCCTACCTCTGGGATGTACAAGAATTTGAGGCCAACGAACCAGATAGGCCAGAGTTCTTCAGTACGACATTCAAGGAG GACCCTGTGACGAACACCAAGGAGATGTACTTCCCGTCACGGCGACAGAACATACGCTACCTCATCTCTTTCTCCACACTGATGTTTATGATTCTGATCGTCCTCACCAGTGTCGTCTCCATCATCATCTACCGTGTCATCACCAGTGTCGACTACTGCCCTAATATGGACTCCACCTCCTGCCTCCTAGCAACCACAGTGGTGTCATCTGTTCTCAACACTGTCTCAATCCTTATCCTGGGCAAG ATTTATGATTACTTGGCAGTTAAGCTGACAGACTGGG AAAACCATAGGACCCAGACAATGTATGATGATGCTTTAATCATCAAACTTTTCGCATTCCAATTTGCCAATAACTATGCATCCAGTTTCTACATTGCTTTCTTCAGAGGG cGTTTTGATTACACTGGAATTCTGGGTCTGGGATCAGATTACCGTGACAGCTGTGAGGGGACCTGTATGTCACAGCTTTCCTTCCAGATCCTCACCAACATGCTACTCAAACCCCTCCCCAAGATGTTCAGTGACGTTGTCAAACC ACTTCTGATCAGACTGTGGAGGAAGCGTCCATCCTGTATGCAGGGTGAGAAGCCAGAATTGTCAGATGACCTTGACATCCAGTCACGTGCCCTTCATTACCCAGAAACCTTGACCTTCATGGATAAAGAGTACATGAAGCCGACTCTTGGTGACTTCACTGTGGGAGAGTACACAGAGAAAATCATACAGTATGGATTTCTAATG CTGTTTGCTGCCTCCTTGCCCCTGGCGCCCCTCATCGCCCTGTTAACCCTACTCATTGATATCCGTGTTGACGCCAAGAGGATGTTGTGGTGGTATCGCAGGCCGACCGCCACCGTCGCACAAGACATAG gGACATGGTTCACCATTCTCCAAGTGGTAAATGTCTGTGGTGTTGTATCTAATGGGTTCATCATCGCCTTTACCTCTAGCTGGGGTCAACAGTACGACATTGTCACTCAGCTATGGATCGCCATTGGATTCGAG caCATTGTGTTCGCTCTCAAGTTCTTGCTGGCATACTTCATTCCTGATATTCCAGATGATGTAGCTCTAATGATGAGGAAG CATCAGCACTGG AGGACACACAAACTGGCCCAGATCCTGGAGGACGATAAAGATAAGGAGAGAGAGACCTTTAAGGAGAGTCTGCTACAGAACATTATAAAGAG AACAGAGTCATCCGAACAAATTGGTGTGGAAGTGTTCAG cGAGGAAGAGTACAGGCGTCGTCAGAGTCGTGGGGGAGACGGTGATGGTGGACATACAGAACAGGTGTACAG AGGAGAGGAACCAAAAAAAGAAAAGAGCAAGCCTGAAGTTGAGAAACCTGTAGCTTTACCTAACCGTAATGATCAGACTCCAGTGGAACAGCCAGAACCTTTCCGTGGAGGTCCTGACCCCTTGACCCCACCAGAGAGCGAGTTCAGAGGTCGATACTCTATAGATCGGCACATCTCAGATGAGGATAGGGAGGAAACACATGTAAGGAAAATgaggaagaagaaaaagaagaaggaCAAAAGAAGAAAGAATTACA GTGAGGATCAGCTGATCATTGACTGTGACGACTACGAACTCGAGGATCAGGGTGTGAGGTCTAGGAGGCGTGTCGCACCCCTTACTCCTCCCCACCTTGATTCTACACCAGCCAATCAGAAACTTCCAGG
- the LOC138327503 gene encoding anoctamin-4-like isoform X1, giving the protein MSKVTKPRKRGVGTQRSRLGTLLEASSRFKQTLKKVNENPVKKKTEKRIDMVLVHERKMDDEKEDADETRERLRRDTLRKCFEDRLRKEQFKIKEKEHGKNVYTMLHCSFERLCKEAETVNLEMRLDSKSTAEMLKNVQKKEKARRKSVYQEYRGEEPPPTSSKQTWKQRKETKSEEDNQCCGSFRGWLRKKEKDFFDPDPDDLEDFESTPFIMDRYHIYKGHEDPNTFFRPSIRSLLVEHILINLDIRQDLEAMDFQLKDEKGPTRQCCVCFDDDDDDDEDDEEEKKLQKIALPYLRMKEVYTDSLILHDVSKCSTKYEEAENRLKKEHKEELKKNFIFDDDPREDLDKRWTSLYKYQPLMKIRNYFGEKIAFYFAWSGLLITSLWMPTLLGFAIFLYGLYLSITGKSTTSPKYGTEVTTLAPNTTAAPEEVSSLAALALDVIKSSFDNEVTPYFALIICLWGTLFLELWKQKSARCAYLWDVQEFEANEPDRPEFFSTTFKEDPVTNTKEMYFPSRRQNIRYLISFSTLMFMILIVLTSVVSIIIYRVITSVDYCPNMDSTSCLLATTVVSSVLNTVSILILGKIYDYLAVKLTDWENHRTQTMYDDALIIKLFAFQFANNYASSFYIAFFRGRFDYTGILGLGSDYRDSCEGTCMSQLSFQILTNMLLKPLPKMFSDVVKPLLIRLWRKRPSCMQGEKPELSDDLDIQSRALHYPETLTFMDKEYMKPTLGDFTVGEYTEKIIQYGFLMLFAASLPLAPLIALLTLLIDIRVDAKRMLWWYRRPTATVAQDIGTWFTILQVVNVCGVVSNGFIIAFTSSWGQQYDIVTQLWIAIGFEHIVFALKFLLAYFIPDIPDDVALMMRKHQHWKTTKLANILEDRTHKLAQILEDDKDKERETFKESLLQNIIKRTESSEQIGVEVFSEEEYRRRQSRGGDGDGGHTEQVYRGEEPKKEKSKPEVEKPVALPNRNDQTPVEQPEPFRGGPDPLTPPESEFRGRYSIDRHISDEDREETHVRKMRKKKKKKDKRRKNYSEDQLIIDCDDYELEDQGVRSRRRVAPLTPPHLDSTPANQKLPGQLSFRVKGPSGEDLGEYVHASERRYRYYHDDSVA; this is encoded by the exons ATGTCTAAGGTAACTAAACCCCGTAAAAGGGGTGTTGGCACCCAGAGAAGTAGACTGGGCACGCTCCTTGAAGCTTCTAGCAGGTTCAAACAAACCCTCAAAAAAGTTAATGAAAATCCAGTTAAGAAAAAGACAGAAAAACGGATTGACATGGTGCTGGTCCATGAGAGGAAGATGGATGATGAAAAGGAAGACGCTGATGAGACAAGGGAGCGTCTACGGAGGGACACTTTACGGAAATGTTTCGAAGATAGGTTACGAAAGGAACAATTCAAAATCAAGGAAAAAGAACATGGGAAAAATGTGTATACAATGTTACATTGTTCATTTGAGAGACTTTGTAAAGAAGCAGAGACTGTAAACTTGGAGATGAGATTAGACTCG aaaagtACAGCAGAAATGTTGAAAAATgtacaaaagaaagaaaaggcCAGACGAAAGTCTGTATATCAG GAGTATAGAGGTGAGGAACCTCCCCCAACATCAAGTAAACAGACGTGGAAACAGAGGAAGGAAACCAAGTCTGAAGAGGATAACCAATGCTGTGGCTCATTTCGGGGATGGCTACGGAAAAAAGAGAAAGATTTCTTTGACCCTGATCCTGATGATTTGG AGGACTTTGAAAGTACACCTTTCATTATGGACCGTTACCATATCTACAAGGGCCATGAAGACCCGAACACATTCTTCAGGCCTTCTATTAGGTCTCTACTG GTAGAACATATTTTGATCAACTTAGATATTCGGCAAGACTTAGAGGCCATGGATTTTCAATTAAAAGATGAGAAAGGAC CTACAAGACAGTGCTGTGTGtgttttgatgatgatgatgacgatgatgaagacgatgaagaagaaaagaaattaCAAAAGATAG CTTTACCTTACCTGCGGATGAAGGAAGTGTACACTGACTCTTTAATCCTCCATGATGTATCAAAATGCTCCACTAAATATGAGGAAGCTGAAAACAGGCTGAAAAAGGAACATAAAGAAGAACtaaaaaagaatttcatctttgACGATGACCCGAGAGAAGATTTAGATAAACGATGGACATCACTGTATAAATACCAGCCTCTCATGAAAATACGTAACTACTTCGGGGAGAAGATTGCCTTCTACTTTGCTTGGTCTGGTCtactgattacctccctttggaTGCCGACATTATTGGGGTTTGCCATATTCTTGTATGGTCTCTACCTCAG TATCACAGGCAAGAGTACAACCTCACCTAAATATGGTACAGAGGTCACGACCCTGGCTCCAAACACCACAGCCGCTCCAGAGGA AGTTTCCTCCCTTGCTGCGCTGGCCTTAGATGTTATCAAGAGTTCCTTTGACAATGAAGTCACTCCTTATTTTGCCTTGATTATATGTCTCTGGG GTACTCTATTCCTGGAGCTATGGAAGCAGAAGTCAGCTCGCTGTGCCTACCTCTGGGATGTACAAGAATTTGAGGCCAACGAACCAGATAGGCCAGAGTTCTTCAGTACGACATTCAAGGAG GACCCTGTGACGAACACCAAGGAGATGTACTTCCCGTCACGGCGACAGAACATACGCTACCTCATCTCTTTCTCCACACTGATGTTTATGATTCTGATCGTCCTCACCAGTGTCGTCTCCATCATCATCTACCGTGTCATCACCAGTGTCGACTACTGCCCTAATATGGACTCCACCTCCTGCCTCCTAGCAACCACAGTGGTGTCATCTGTTCTCAACACTGTCTCAATCCTTATCCTGGGCAAG ATTTATGATTACTTGGCAGTTAAGCTGACAGACTGGG AAAACCATAGGACCCAGACAATGTATGATGATGCTTTAATCATCAAACTTTTCGCATTCCAATTTGCCAATAACTATGCATCCAGTTTCTACATTGCTTTCTTCAGAGGG cGTTTTGATTACACTGGAATTCTGGGTCTGGGATCAGATTACCGTGACAGCTGTGAGGGGACCTGTATGTCACAGCTTTCCTTCCAGATCCTCACCAACATGCTACTCAAACCCCTCCCCAAGATGTTCAGTGACGTTGTCAAACC ACTTCTGATCAGACTGTGGAGGAAGCGTCCATCCTGTATGCAGGGTGAGAAGCCAGAATTGTCAGATGACCTTGACATCCAGTCACGTGCCCTTCATTACCCAGAAACCTTGACCTTCATGGATAAAGAGTACATGAAGCCGACTCTTGGTGACTTCACTGTGGGAGAGTACACAGAGAAAATCATACAGTATGGATTTCTAATG CTGTTTGCTGCCTCCTTGCCCCTGGCGCCCCTCATCGCCCTGTTAACCCTACTCATTGATATCCGTGTTGACGCCAAGAGGATGTTGTGGTGGTATCGCAGGCCGACCGCCACCGTCGCACAAGACATAG gGACATGGTTCACCATTCTCCAAGTGGTAAATGTCTGTGGTGTTGTATCTAATGGGTTCATCATCGCCTTTACCTCTAGCTGGGGTCAACAGTACGACATTGTCACTCAGCTATGGATCGCCATTGGATTCGAG caCATTGTGTTCGCTCTCAAGTTCTTGCTGGCATACTTCATTCCTGATATTCCAGATGATGTAGCTCTAATGATGAGGAAG CATCAGCACTGG AAAACAACCAAGCTGGCCAACATATTGGAAGAC AGGACACACAAACTGGCCCAGATCCTGGAGGACGATAAAGATAAGGAGAGAGAGACCTTTAAGGAGAGTCTGCTACAGAACATTATAAAGAG AACAGAGTCATCCGAACAAATTGGTGTGGAAGTGTTCAG cGAGGAAGAGTACAGGCGTCGTCAGAGTCGTGGGGGAGACGGTGATGGTGGACATACAGAACAGGTGTACAG AGGAGAGGAACCAAAAAAAGAAAAGAGCAAGCCTGAAGTTGAGAAACCTGTAGCTTTACCTAACCGTAATGATCAGACTCCAGTGGAACAGCCAGAACCTTTCCGTGGAGGTCCTGACCCCTTGACCCCACCAGAGAGCGAGTTCAGAGGTCGATACTCTATAGATCGGCACATCTCAGATGAGGATAGGGAGGAAACACATGTAAGGAAAATgaggaagaagaaaaagaagaaggaCAAAAGAAGAAAGAATTACA GTGAGGATCAGCTGATCATTGACTGTGACGACTACGAACTCGAGGATCAGGGTGTGAGGTCTAGGAGGCGTGTCGCACCCCTTACTCCTCCCCACCTTGATTCTACACCAGCCAATCAGAAACTTCCAGG
- the LOC138327503 gene encoding anoctamin-4-like isoform X5: MSKVTKPRKRGVGTQRSRLGTLLEASSRFKQTLKKVNENPVKKKTEKRIDMVLVHERKMDDEKEDADETRERLRRDTLRKCFEDRLRKEQFKIKEKEHGKNVYTMLHCSFERLCKEAETVNLEMRLDSKSTAEMLKNVQKKEKARRKSVYQEYRGEEPPPTSSKQTWKQRKETKSEEDNQCCGSFRGWLRKKEKDFFDPDPDDLEDFESTPFIMDRYHIYKGHEDPNTFFRPSIRSLLVEHILINLDIRQDLEAMDFQLKDEKGPTRQCCVCFDDDDDDDEDDEEEKKLQKIALPYLRMKEVYTDSLILHDVSKCSTKYEEAENRLKKEHKEELKKNFIFDDDPREDLDKRWTSLYKYQPLMKIRNYFGEKIAFYFAWSGLLITSLWMPTLLGFAIFLYGLYLSITGKSTTSPKYGTEVTTLAPNTTAAPEEVSSLAALALDVIKSSFDNEVTPYFALIICLWGTLFLELWKQKSARCAYLWDVQEFEANEPDRPEFFSTTFKEDPVTNTKEMYFPSRRQNIRYLISFSTLMFMILIVLTSVVSIIIYRVITSVDYCPNMDSTSCLLATTVVSSVLNTVSILILGKIYDYLAVKLTDWENHRTQTMYDDALIIKLFAFQFANNYASSFYIAFFRGRFDYTGILGLGSDYRDSCEGTCMSQLSFQILTNMLLKPLPKMFSDVVKPLLIRLWRKRPSCMQGEKPELSDDLDIQSRALHYPETLTFMDKEYMKPTLGDFTVGEYTEKIIQYGFLMLFAASLPLAPLIALLTLLIDIRVDAKRMLWWYRRPTATVAQDIGTWFTILQVVNVCGVVSNGFIIAFTSSWGQQYDIVTQLWIAIGFEHIVFALKFLLAYFIPDIPDDVALMMRKRTHKLAQILEDDKDKERETFKESLLQNIIKRTESSEQIGVEVFSEEEYRRRQSRGGDGDGGHTEQVYRGEEPKKEKSKPEVEKPVALPNRNDQTPVEQPEPFRGGPDPLTPPESEFRGRYSIDRHISDEDREETHVRKMRKKKKKKDKRRKNYSEDQLIIDCDDYELEDQGVRSRRRVAPLTPPHLDSTPANQKLPGQLSFRVKGPSGEDLGEYVHASERRYRYYHDDSVA, from the exons ATGTCTAAGGTAACTAAACCCCGTAAAAGGGGTGTTGGCACCCAGAGAAGTAGACTGGGCACGCTCCTTGAAGCTTCTAGCAGGTTCAAACAAACCCTCAAAAAAGTTAATGAAAATCCAGTTAAGAAAAAGACAGAAAAACGGATTGACATGGTGCTGGTCCATGAGAGGAAGATGGATGATGAAAAGGAAGACGCTGATGAGACAAGGGAGCGTCTACGGAGGGACACTTTACGGAAATGTTTCGAAGATAGGTTACGAAAGGAACAATTCAAAATCAAGGAAAAAGAACATGGGAAAAATGTGTATACAATGTTACATTGTTCATTTGAGAGACTTTGTAAAGAAGCAGAGACTGTAAACTTGGAGATGAGATTAGACTCG aaaagtACAGCAGAAATGTTGAAAAATgtacaaaagaaagaaaaggcCAGACGAAAGTCTGTATATCAG GAGTATAGAGGTGAGGAACCTCCCCCAACATCAAGTAAACAGACGTGGAAACAGAGGAAGGAAACCAAGTCTGAAGAGGATAACCAATGCTGTGGCTCATTTCGGGGATGGCTACGGAAAAAAGAGAAAGATTTCTTTGACCCTGATCCTGATGATTTGG AGGACTTTGAAAGTACACCTTTCATTATGGACCGTTACCATATCTACAAGGGCCATGAAGACCCGAACACATTCTTCAGGCCTTCTATTAGGTCTCTACTG GTAGAACATATTTTGATCAACTTAGATATTCGGCAAGACTTAGAGGCCATGGATTTTCAATTAAAAGATGAGAAAGGAC CTACAAGACAGTGCTGTGTGtgttttgatgatgatgatgacgatgatgaagacgatgaagaagaaaagaaattaCAAAAGATAG CTTTACCTTACCTGCGGATGAAGGAAGTGTACACTGACTCTTTAATCCTCCATGATGTATCAAAATGCTCCACTAAATATGAGGAAGCTGAAAACAGGCTGAAAAAGGAACATAAAGAAGAACtaaaaaagaatttcatctttgACGATGACCCGAGAGAAGATTTAGATAAACGATGGACATCACTGTATAAATACCAGCCTCTCATGAAAATACGTAACTACTTCGGGGAGAAGATTGCCTTCTACTTTGCTTGGTCTGGTCtactgattacctccctttggaTGCCGACATTATTGGGGTTTGCCATATTCTTGTATGGTCTCTACCTCAG TATCACAGGCAAGAGTACAACCTCACCTAAATATGGTACAGAGGTCACGACCCTGGCTCCAAACACCACAGCCGCTCCAGAGGA AGTTTCCTCCCTTGCTGCGCTGGCCTTAGATGTTATCAAGAGTTCCTTTGACAATGAAGTCACTCCTTATTTTGCCTTGATTATATGTCTCTGGG GTACTCTATTCCTGGAGCTATGGAAGCAGAAGTCAGCTCGCTGTGCCTACCTCTGGGATGTACAAGAATTTGAGGCCAACGAACCAGATAGGCCAGAGTTCTTCAGTACGACATTCAAGGAG GACCCTGTGACGAACACCAAGGAGATGTACTTCCCGTCACGGCGACAGAACATACGCTACCTCATCTCTTTCTCCACACTGATGTTTATGATTCTGATCGTCCTCACCAGTGTCGTCTCCATCATCATCTACCGTGTCATCACCAGTGTCGACTACTGCCCTAATATGGACTCCACCTCCTGCCTCCTAGCAACCACAGTGGTGTCATCTGTTCTCAACACTGTCTCAATCCTTATCCTGGGCAAG ATTTATGATTACTTGGCAGTTAAGCTGACAGACTGGG AAAACCATAGGACCCAGACAATGTATGATGATGCTTTAATCATCAAACTTTTCGCATTCCAATTTGCCAATAACTATGCATCCAGTTTCTACATTGCTTTCTTCAGAGGG cGTTTTGATTACACTGGAATTCTGGGTCTGGGATCAGATTACCGTGACAGCTGTGAGGGGACCTGTATGTCACAGCTTTCCTTCCAGATCCTCACCAACATGCTACTCAAACCCCTCCCCAAGATGTTCAGTGACGTTGTCAAACC ACTTCTGATCAGACTGTGGAGGAAGCGTCCATCCTGTATGCAGGGTGAGAAGCCAGAATTGTCAGATGACCTTGACATCCAGTCACGTGCCCTTCATTACCCAGAAACCTTGACCTTCATGGATAAAGAGTACATGAAGCCGACTCTTGGTGACTTCACTGTGGGAGAGTACACAGAGAAAATCATACAGTATGGATTTCTAATG CTGTTTGCTGCCTCCTTGCCCCTGGCGCCCCTCATCGCCCTGTTAACCCTACTCATTGATATCCGTGTTGACGCCAAGAGGATGTTGTGGTGGTATCGCAGGCCGACCGCCACCGTCGCACAAGACATAG gGACATGGTTCACCATTCTCCAAGTGGTAAATGTCTGTGGTGTTGTATCTAATGGGTTCATCATCGCCTTTACCTCTAGCTGGGGTCAACAGTACGACATTGTCACTCAGCTATGGATCGCCATTGGATTCGAG caCATTGTGTTCGCTCTCAAGTTCTTGCTGGCATACTTCATTCCTGATATTCCAGATGATGTAGCTCTAATGATGAGGAAG AGGACACACAAACTGGCCCAGATCCTGGAGGACGATAAAGATAAGGAGAGAGAGACCTTTAAGGAGAGTCTGCTACAGAACATTATAAAGAG AACAGAGTCATCCGAACAAATTGGTGTGGAAGTGTTCAG cGAGGAAGAGTACAGGCGTCGTCAGAGTCGTGGGGGAGACGGTGATGGTGGACATACAGAACAGGTGTACAG AGGAGAGGAACCAAAAAAAGAAAAGAGCAAGCCTGAAGTTGAGAAACCTGTAGCTTTACCTAACCGTAATGATCAGACTCCAGTGGAACAGCCAGAACCTTTCCGTGGAGGTCCTGACCCCTTGACCCCACCAGAGAGCGAGTTCAGAGGTCGATACTCTATAGATCGGCACATCTCAGATGAGGATAGGGAGGAAACACATGTAAGGAAAATgaggaagaagaaaaagaagaaggaCAAAAGAAGAAAGAATTACA GTGAGGATCAGCTGATCATTGACTGTGACGACTACGAACTCGAGGATCAGGGTGTGAGGTCTAGGAGGCGTGTCGCACCCCTTACTCCTCCCCACCTTGATTCTACACCAGCCAATCAGAAACTTCCAGG